In the genome of Acidobacteriota bacterium, one region contains:
- a CDS encoding cold-shock protein codes for MAKGTVKWFNDAKGYGFIRQPDGTDVFVHFSAIEGSGFKSLTEGEAVEFEVTQGPKGLQASQVRRVG; via the coding sequence ATGGCAAAGGGAACGGTCAAGTGGTTCAACGACGCCAAGGGCTACGGCTTCATCCGCCAGCCGGACGGCACCGATGTCTTCGTTCACTTCAGCGCGATCGAGGGCAGCGGCTTCAAGAGCCTGACCGAGGGTGAGGCCGTGGAGTTCGAGGTCACGCAGGGCCCGAAGGGTCTCCAGGCCTCGCAGGTGCGTCGCGTCGGCTGA